Proteins from a single region of Thermococcus sp. CX2:
- a CDS encoding hydrogenase 4 subunit D: MNFLHFNLSFLIPLLFGPFLVKLDGKKADAFMLAVISASFVENAIGVFEYLKVRGVHHIVYLKTSSIGEVYGVIIDPISVLIGIEVSIISVIFLLYAINYISEKNRLHPVYSGKGRFYAWMVILVGATLAFVYASSMLQMLIFFEMMNLACWGVVKYYGTKEAHMAAHKAFFVTNLGALIGLCLAVAIGVTKLHDLSLYALARLDSDTKLILFLCTMIAAFAKSAQFPLYSWLPDAMTAPTPASAFLNGAAMVEMGVFLLARIIQFMSPIPRTAFYVMLILVAITQILVIIYYPLQKDAKRLFAYSTIGMAGVMYVGLLYALLGHTDGLQAAIFQLFNHAFVKGLAFLSAGAFSYALGTLNMKKITGLRKIMPTVSVAWFLALVGLAGAPPLGLFFSKGYILMNGELVLSAALCWVPLILVLLDAVVFFIVAITWLRRMLYGEPSAEHVEIPYLMEATLVVLIILGIIAPWISYHFITSIGVAV, from the coding sequence ATGAATTTTCTACATTTCAACTTATCTTTCCTAATCCCCCTGCTTTTTGGCCCATTTCTGGTAAAATTGGACGGCAAAAAAGCTGATGCTTTCATGCTAGCGGTGATTTCTGCATCATTTGTTGAAAACGCTATTGGAGTCTTTGAATATCTAAAGGTCCGTGGTGTTCACCACATCGTTTATCTCAAGACCTCCTCCATAGGCGAGGTTTACGGAGTTATAATCGACCCTATAAGCGTTCTCATCGGCATTGAGGTTAGTATCATTAGTGTCATTTTCCTTCTCTATGCCATTAATTACATAAGCGAGAAGAACAGACTGCACCCTGTCTACTCGGGCAAAGGGCGCTTTTACGCCTGGATGGTTATTCTCGTAGGAGCGACGCTGGCGTTTGTCTACGCGTCATCAATGCTTCAGATGCTCATTTTCTTTGAGATGATGAACCTAGCATGCTGGGGTGTCGTAAAATACTACGGAACCAAAGAAGCCCACATGGCTGCCCACAAAGCCTTTTTTGTCACCAACCTAGGCGCCCTCATTGGATTGTGTCTGGCGGTTGCGATAGGAGTAACTAAGCTCCACGACCTGAGCCTCTACGCCCTAGCCAGACTCGACTCTGACACCAAGCTGATACTCTTCCTCTGTACCATGATAGCTGCATTCGCCAAGAGTGCCCAGTTTCCCCTCTATTCATGGTTGCCCGACGCCATGACGGCACCGACCCCCGCAAGTGCGTTCCTCAACGGCGCGGCAATGGTAGAAATGGGGGTCTTCCTGCTGGCGAGGATAATCCAGTTTATGAGCCCCATTCCAAGAACGGCCTTCTATGTTATGCTAATTCTCGTGGCAATAACCCAGATACTGGTCATAATTTATTACCCACTCCAGAAAGACGCCAAAAGGCTGTTCGCCTACTCAACCATAGGAATGGCGGGCGTTATGTACGTTGGTCTGCTTTACGCCCTTCTAGGCCACACCGACGGTCTGCAGGCGGCTATATTCCAGCTCTTCAATCACGCCTTTGTCAAGGGTTTGGCTTTCCTCTCGGCTGGAGCCTTCAGCTACGCCCTCGGGACTCTCAACATGAAAAAAATAACCGGACTGAGGAAAATCATGCCCACCGTGAGCGTTGCCTGGTTTTTGGCACTGGTAGGTCTTGCTGGAGCTCCTCCCCTTGGCCTGTTTTTCAGCAAGGGGTATATCCTGATGAATGGGGAATTGGTACTATCTGCGGCCCTCTGCTGGGTACCACTCATCCTGGTGCTCCTCGATGCAGTGGTCTTCTTCATAGTGGCAATAACCTGGCTCAGAAGGATGCTCTACGGGGAACCGAGCGCTGAGCACGTGGAGATTCCCTATCTGATGGAAGCAACGCTAGTGGTCCTCATAATCCTCGGAATCATAGCACCATGGATCAGCTACCACTTCATAACCAGCATAGGGGTGGCGGTGTAA
- a CDS encoding SufD family Fe-S cluster assembly protein, whose translation MSEITIQEAKEIIAQEIENLARRNKEPEWMTRIRYKGLEAFEKAPHNDPVISKDELLRFIAKPEIEGFPEHIESLDDLPPEMKALLDRLGISEVEQKYIAGLAVQTDTGIIYNQFLQEWAKKGLIVLPMEEAVKKYPDVIKRHFLQMFSPNESKLAAYHTAVWNGGIFLYVKEGLKVPFPLHLFFLIQESALAQAPHIIIIAEPNTEFHLIEGCTAPVLVKHSLHLDMTEAYIHDGARVQLTVLQNWPEYVHTRPMTRARIGKNARFINTTVGLGTGRSNIANPKYWVEENGYVELNGIILGQKDWYVDLGGEMYLQGREAAGINASKAVIMDESTVITRGKIVAEAPRTKGHISCDALLMSDKAVMETYPGLVSRVDDAELSHEAAIGKIREEELFYLMSRGLSEEKATQLIVKGFLEPMLKDIPMEFLVEIRKIIELAVSGGM comes from the coding sequence ATGAGTGAGATAACCATTCAGGAAGCCAAGGAGATCATAGCGCAGGAGATAGAGAACCTCGCTAGGAGGAACAAAGAGCCGGAATGGATGACGCGCATAAGGTACAAAGGCTTGGAAGCCTTCGAGAAGGCCCCTCACAATGACCCGGTCATTAGCAAGGACGAACTGCTGAGGTTCATAGCCAAGCCCGAGATAGAGGGCTTCCCAGAGCACATAGAGAGCCTCGATGACCTCCCTCCAGAGATGAAGGCACTCCTCGATAGGCTCGGCATAAGCGAGGTCGAGCAGAAGTACATTGCCGGTTTGGCCGTTCAGACAGACACTGGAATAATCTACAACCAGTTCCTTCAGGAGTGGGCGAAGAAGGGCCTCATAGTTCTTCCAATGGAGGAGGCAGTGAAGAAGTACCCCGATGTCATAAAGAGGCACTTCCTCCAGATGTTCAGCCCCAACGAGAGCAAGCTGGCAGCCTATCACACGGCAGTGTGGAACGGCGGTATCTTCCTCTACGTCAAGGAAGGCTTAAAGGTTCCCTTCCCGCTCCACCTGTTCTTCCTCATACAGGAGAGCGCATTAGCCCAGGCTCCGCACATAATAATCATCGCCGAACCCAACACGGAGTTCCACCTCATTGAGGGCTGTACGGCACCCGTTTTAGTTAAGCACTCCCTTCACCTCGACATGACGGAGGCGTATATACACGACGGCGCAAGGGTCCAGCTCACGGTTCTCCAGAACTGGCCTGAGTACGTTCATACGAGACCGATGACGAGAGCTAGAATAGGAAAGAACGCCCGCTTCATCAACACCACCGTCGGTCTCGGAACGGGCAGGAGCAACATAGCCAATCCCAAGTACTGGGTTGAGGAGAACGGCTACGTTGAATTGAACGGAATCATCCTCGGCCAGAAGGACTGGTACGTTGACCTTGGCGGCGAGATGTACCTCCAGGGGAGGGAAGCCGCTGGCATAAACGCGAGCAAGGCAGTCATAATGGACGAGAGCACTGTCATAACGAGGGGCAAGATAGTGGCCGAAGCGCCAAGAACCAAGGGACACATAAGCTGCGACGCCCTGCTGATGAGCGACAAAGCGGTGATGGAGACATATCCGGGTCTGGTCAGCAGGGTTGATGATGCCGAGCTGAGCCACGAAGCCGCTATAGGTAAAATCCGCGAGGAGGAGCTCTTCTACCTCATGAGCCGCGGCCTGAGCGAGGAAAAGGCGACCCAGCTGATAGTCAAGGGCTTCCTGGAACCGATGCTCAAGGACATCCCAATGGAGTTCCTCGTCGAGATAAGGAAAATAATCGAGCTGGCAGTGAGCGGTGGAATGTGA
- a CDS encoding complex I subunit 5 family protein, with translation MGIEALEIALAFFTTGAIMGVVGSYRASVRLSSLFAALGSTALIGYVFQVYTSKERFPIEGHLLGVPLYVDGFSLVFLIILGLSGLATSVYSVDYMNLYKGLDKARLYALVYNTFLASMALLIVTGNLMWFVFFWELMTLCSFVLIIWDEDKSLKPATDYYIAMQVLATVPLFISMGIGYSLTGSLETMSYTNIAGNIENLSTPLLALFYGSFLFAFMAKSGIVPFHFWVPEVYRTAPSNVSSLLAGIMEKVALYGLLRMTYTMLPPNVKFGYLVAILGIITLAVGSLYAFKETNAKRLLAYSSVGQMGYIWLGVGIGMALIPRGGELAIVGALGMVAGLFHALNHALFKGSLFLTVGTFEYSLGTQDLNRLGGLYRVMPFTALFALLSSFAISGIPPFNGFLSKWMLYEAGYYSGVSLFVLGSILAMFMSAVTLAYSFKFYTAAFCGKSELDGEEVPASMLFGQGILSILCLIIGIFPALVVPLLTEPVMEIVSSDATGIGYLSTYFSPVGFLIILGIIGIGLYIALPSKTEDAEPWDAGSTELPKDRFGMRARDYYLQCEERIGAFYGFGSAAKRVGEAILGAVVRGYLWIAKYFVKVSEIPGVDVKTLDDLRECPAVYLDEAWLMPVVRYIRTLWTVLRGV, from the coding sequence ATGGGAATAGAGGCACTCGAGATTGCGCTCGCCTTCTTCACCACTGGTGCCATTATGGGAGTCGTAGGAAGCTACCGCGCATCGGTTAGGCTCTCGAGCCTCTTCGCGGCGCTCGGCTCGACTGCGCTGATAGGCTACGTCTTCCAAGTCTACACCTCAAAGGAGAGATTCCCAATTGAGGGCCACCTCTTAGGCGTCCCACTCTACGTTGACGGCTTTTCACTAGTCTTCCTGATTATACTTGGTCTCAGCGGCCTCGCTACATCAGTCTACTCCGTGGATTACATGAACCTGTACAAAGGGCTCGACAAAGCACGGCTGTACGCCCTGGTTTACAACACCTTCCTCGCTTCCATGGCCCTTCTTATCGTTACGGGCAACCTAATGTGGTTTGTCTTCTTCTGGGAGCTGATGACGCTGTGCTCTTTCGTCCTGATTATCTGGGACGAGGATAAGAGCCTCAAACCCGCGACGGACTACTACATTGCGATGCAGGTACTTGCTACGGTTCCTCTCTTTATATCAATGGGAATTGGCTACTCCCTCACCGGCTCACTTGAGACCATGAGCTACACTAACATAGCCGGCAACATCGAAAATCTTTCAACGCCACTTCTTGCCCTGTTCTATGGCTCGTTCCTTTTTGCCTTCATGGCGAAGTCGGGAATAGTGCCCTTCCACTTCTGGGTACCAGAAGTGTACAGGACCGCTCCGAGTAACGTTTCATCACTTCTAGCAGGGATAATGGAGAAAGTGGCCCTCTACGGTCTGCTCAGGATGACCTATACTATGCTTCCACCGAACGTTAAGTTTGGCTACCTAGTTGCGATCCTGGGCATTATTACTCTTGCCGTTGGATCGCTCTACGCCTTTAAAGAGACAAACGCAAAGAGGTTGCTCGCCTATTCCAGTGTTGGTCAGATGGGCTACATCTGGCTCGGCGTTGGAATCGGGATGGCGCTCATTCCCAGAGGGGGTGAGCTAGCTATTGTCGGCGCCCTAGGTATGGTGGCCGGACTCTTCCACGCGCTCAACCATGCGCTCTTCAAGGGCTCTCTCTTTCTCACTGTCGGAACCTTCGAGTACTCCCTCGGCACCCAGGACCTCAACAGGTTGGGTGGCCTCTATAGGGTAATGCCATTCACCGCCCTCTTTGCGCTTCTTTCTTCGTTCGCCATCTCGGGGATTCCTCCGTTCAATGGCTTCCTCAGCAAGTGGATGCTCTACGAAGCTGGCTACTACTCCGGAGTGAGTCTCTTTGTCCTTGGTTCAATCTTGGCAATGTTCATGAGTGCAGTGACCTTAGCCTACTCTTTCAAGTTCTACACTGCAGCTTTCTGTGGCAAATCCGAGCTAGATGGAGAAGAGGTTCCCGCTTCGATGCTCTTTGGTCAAGGCATTCTCTCGATCTTGTGTCTCATCATAGGAATCTTCCCGGCGCTGGTAGTGCCGCTTTTGACGGAGCCAGTTATGGAGATAGTGAGCTCTGACGCGACCGGCATCGGTTACCTCTCGACGTACTTCTCGCCAGTTGGTTTCCTGATAATTCTTGGCATCATCGGGATTGGCCTCTACATAGCTCTCCCGAGTAAGACGGAGGATGCCGAGCCCTGGGACGCCGGTTCAACGGAGCTGCCAAAGGACCGCTTTGGAATGCGTGCAAGGGACTACTATTTACAGTGCGAGGAAAGAATCGGGGCATTCTACGGCTTTGGAAGTGCGGCTAAGCGGGTAGGAGAGGCCATCCTTGGGGCGGTTGTAAGGGGCTACCTCTGGATTGCCAAGTACTTCGTCAAGGTCTCTGAGATTCCGGGCGTTGATGTGAAGACACTCGATGACTTAAGGGAGTGCCCAGCGGTTTACCTTGACGAAGCCTGGCTGATGCCTGTGGTTCGTTATATTCGAACGCTTTGGACAGTACTGCGTGGGGTGTGA
- a CDS encoding hydrogenase maturation protease, producing MSTLILALGNELMKDDGVGLKVGRLLAEKGYNVLEVGTDIFRLQSHYSGEERLIIIDAILSEKFKPGEIIHVSGDEVFEKLKAEIRSAHFMGAIDGLKLLMALDERLANVEIHFVGIVAKEIDLGMELSEEVEKALPKVVELVEELAKNEFYS from the coding sequence ATGAGCACGCTCATCTTAGCTCTAGGAAACGAGCTGATGAAGGACGATGGAGTGGGCTTAAAGGTCGGCAGGCTTCTGGCAGAAAAAGGTTACAACGTTCTCGAAGTTGGCACGGACATATTCAGGCTCCAGAGCCATTACAGTGGAGAGGAGCGGCTCATAATCATCGACGCAATACTTAGTGAAAAGTTCAAGCCGGGAGAAATAATCCACGTGAGCGGCGATGAGGTTTTCGAGAAGCTGAAGGCCGAAATCAGGAGCGCGCACTTCATGGGGGCAATAGACGGGCTCAAACTCCTCATGGCACTCGATGAGAGGCTCGCCAACGTTGAAATCCACTTCGTTGGTATCGTTGCGAAGGAAATTGACCTCGGCATGGAGCTTAGCGAGGAAGTAGAGAAGGCCCTTCCGAAGGTTGTCGAGCTTGTTGAAGAATTGGCCAAAAATGAATTCTACAGTTAA
- the hydD gene encoding NADPH-dependent hydrogenase/sulfhydrogenase 1 subunit delta — protein MTGKIRIGFYALTSCYGCQLQFAMMDEIIQLLNKANIECWFMVDRDSDEDREVDIAFIEGSVSTEEEVELVKKVREKAKIVIAVGSCAVHGGVQSWANDKKLEELWKTVYGDAKVKFQPKMAEPVEKYIKVDYKLYGCPPEKKDFLYALGTFLVGSWPEDIDYPVCLECRLKGNPCILIEKGEPCLGPVTVAGCDARCPSYGIACIGCRGAIGYDVAWFDSLARTFKEKGLTKEEILERMKIFNAHNPKLEEMVNKIFEEGE, from the coding sequence ATGACGGGGAAAATTAGGATAGGGTTTTACGCTCTCACCTCATGCTACGGCTGTCAGCTCCAGTTCGCCATGATGGATGAAATAATTCAGCTCCTCAATAAGGCCAACATCGAGTGCTGGTTTATGGTAGACAGGGACAGCGACGAGGATAGGGAAGTTGATATAGCCTTCATCGAGGGAAGCGTTTCAACAGAGGAGGAAGTCGAGCTTGTAAAGAAAGTTAGGGAGAAGGCAAAAATAGTCATCGCGGTTGGCTCATGCGCTGTTCATGGAGGAGTGCAGAGCTGGGCCAACGACAAGAAGCTCGAAGAGCTTTGGAAGACTGTTTACGGCGATGCCAAAGTAAAGTTCCAGCCGAAGATGGCCGAGCCCGTTGAGAAGTACATCAAGGTTGATTACAAGCTCTACGGCTGCCCACCGGAGAAGAAGGACTTCCTCTACGCCCTTGGAACTTTCCTCGTCGGCTCGTGGCCGGAGGACATAGACTACCCAGTCTGCCTCGAGTGCCGCTTAAAGGGCAACCCATGCATACTCATAGAGAAGGGCGAGCCGTGCCTTGGACCAGTAACTGTAGCTGGTTGCGATGCGAGGTGCCCGAGCTACGGAATAGCGTGCATAGGGTGTAGAGGTGCTATAGGCTACGATGTTGCCTGGTTCGACTCACTGGCCAGGACATTCAAGGAGAAGGGCCTCACCAAGGAAGAAATCCTTGAGAGGATGAAGATTTTCAACGCCCACAATCCAAAGCTCGAGGAGATGGTTAACAAAATCTTTGAGGAGGGAGAATGA
- the hydG gene encoding NADPH-dependent hydrogenase/sulfhydrogenase 1 subunit gamma produces MSESNVCLCHDNPYALDKVKVLRVYSLTEKEKLFLFRFEDPEIAENWTFKPGQFVQLTIPGVGEVPISICSSPMRKGFFELCIRKAGRVTTVVHRLQPGDTVLVRGPYGNGFPVDEWEGMDLLLIAAGLGTAPLRSVFLYAMDNRWKYGNITFINTARYGKDLLFYKELEAMKDLAEAENVKIIQSVTRDPDWPGLHGRPQNFIVEANTNPKNTAIAICGPPRMYKAVFEALINYGYRPENIYVTLERKMKCGIGKCGHCNVGTSTSWKYVCKDGPVFTYFDIVSTPGLLD; encoded by the coding sequence ATGAGCGAGTCCAACGTCTGCCTCTGCCACGACAATCCGTACGCCCTCGACAAGGTCAAAGTTCTCAGGGTGTACTCACTGACGGAGAAGGAGAAGCTTTTCCTCTTCAGGTTTGAGGATCCAGAGATAGCCGAAAACTGGACCTTCAAGCCAGGACAGTTCGTCCAGCTCACCATCCCGGGTGTTGGAGAGGTCCCGATAAGCATCTGTTCATCGCCTATGAGGAAGGGATTCTTTGAGCTGTGCATAAGGAAAGCAGGAAGAGTTACAACCGTTGTCCACAGGCTCCAGCCTGGCGACACCGTCTTAGTGAGGGGCCCCTACGGAAATGGCTTCCCAGTGGACGAGTGGGAGGGCATGGACTTACTCCTAATCGCTGCTGGCCTCGGAACGGCTCCACTCAGGAGTGTCTTCCTCTACGCCATGGACAACCGCTGGAAGTATGGAAACATAACCTTCATCAACACAGCTCGTTATGGGAAGGACCTCCTCTTCTACAAGGAGCTTGAGGCCATGAAGGACCTTGCCGAAGCCGAAAACGTCAAGATAATCCAGAGCGTTACGCGCGACCCAGACTGGCCAGGCCTGCATGGGAGGCCTCAGAACTTCATAGTTGAAGCCAACACCAACCCGAAGAACACCGCCATAGCCATATGCGGCCCGCCGAGAATGTACAAGGCAGTCTTTGAAGCGCTCATAAACTACGGATACCGCCCGGAGAACATCTACGTGACTCTGGAAAGGAAGATGAAGTGTGGAATAGGCAAGTGCGGTCACTGCAACGTCGGAACGAGTACCTCATGGAAATACGTGTGTAAAGATGGCCCCGTCTTTACGTACTTTGACATAGTCTCAACCCCAGGGCTGCTTGATTGA
- the hydB gene encoding NADPH-dependent hydrogenase/sulfhydrogenase 1 subunit beta, producing the protein MRYVKLPKENTYEFLERLKNLGKLYAPVKISDKFYDFREIDDVRKIEFNYTRTIMPPKKFFFAPREKMFEFSISKAEYKEVIPEVEPFVLFGLHACDIYGLKILDSVYLDEYPDKYYKVRREKGIIIGISCMPDEYCFCNLLRTDFEHDGFDLFFHELPDGWLVRIGTPTGHRIVDKNIKLFTEVTSEDICAFREFERKRAQAFRYHEEWDNIHYLLELEMEHPLWEKEADKCFACGNCSTVCPTCRCYEVRDVVNIDGDTGYRERRWDSCKFRSHALVAGGHNFRPTKKDRFINRYLCKMSFHWTLGINFCVGCGRCTAFCPAGIDFVKNLRIIAGLEDPACPSELSEEIPKKGFAYANNVRGEDI; encoded by the coding sequence GTGAGATACGTCAAGTTGCCAAAAGAAAACACATATGAATTTTTAGAAAGACTAAAAAACCTCGGAAAGCTGTACGCTCCAGTGAAAATTTCTGATAAGTTCTATGACTTCAGAGAAATTGACGACGTCCGGAAGATTGAATTCAACTACACTAGAACCATAATGCCGCCCAAAAAGTTCTTCTTCGCTCCGAGGGAGAAAATGTTCGAATTTAGTATTTCAAAGGCAGAATACAAAGAGGTAATCCCGGAAGTAGAGCCATTCGTTTTGTTCGGCCTTCATGCCTGCGACATCTACGGTCTGAAGATACTCGACAGCGTATACCTGGATGAGTACCCTGACAAGTACTACAAGGTCAGGCGTGAAAAAGGCATAATCATCGGTATAAGCTGCATGCCAGATGAGTACTGCTTCTGCAACCTGCTAAGGACTGACTTTGAGCATGACGGCTTTGACCTGTTTTTCCACGAGCTTCCCGATGGCTGGCTGGTGAGGATCGGAACTCCAACGGGCCACAGGATAGTTGACAAGAACATCAAGCTGTTTACCGAAGTCACATCCGAGGACATCTGCGCCTTCAGGGAATTTGAAAGGAAGCGTGCCCAGGCATTTAGGTATCACGAAGAGTGGGACAACATCCACTATCTGCTGGAGCTCGAGATGGAGCACCCACTCTGGGAAAAAGAGGCGGATAAATGCTTTGCCTGTGGCAACTGCAGCACCGTCTGCCCAACCTGCAGGTGCTATGAGGTTAGGGATGTCGTGAACATTGATGGCGACACAGGCTACAGGGAAAGGCGCTGGGATTCGTGTAAGTTTAGGAGCCATGCGCTCGTGGCTGGCGGTCACAACTTCAGGCCTACCAAGAAGGACCGCTTCATAAACCGCTATCTCTGTAAGATGTCCTTCCACTGGACGCTTGGAATCAACTTCTGTGTCGGCTGTGGAAGGTGTACCGCCTTCTGTCCGGCCGGCATTGATTTCGTGAAGAACCTCAGAATTATAGCTGGATTGGAGGACCCAGCCTGCCCGTCCGAGCTGAGCGAAGAAATCCCGAAGAAAGGTTTTGCATATGCCAACAACGTGAGGGGTGAGGACATATGA
- the hydA gene encoding NADPH-dependent hydrogenase/sulfhydrogenase 1 subunit alpha gives MYIPITVDHIARVEGKGGIEIIMGDEGVKEVKLNIIEGPRFFEAITIGKKLEEALAVYPRICSFCSAAHKLTALEAAEKAVGFTPREEIQALREVLYIGDMIESHALHLYLLVLPDYLGYSNPLSMIDEYKKEIEIALKLKNLGSWMMDVLGSRAIHQENAILGGFGKLPDKTTLEEMKGKLKEALPLAEYTFELFAKLKQYKEVEGPIIHMAVKPRGDVYGIYGDYIKVSDGFEFPVEEYKKHIVERVVEHSFAKHSFYNGERPFMVGAISRIANNAELLYGRAKELYSQYRDLLQPTNPFANNLAQALELVYFIERAIDLIDETLAKWPIRPKDEVEIRDGRGVSFTEAPRGLLVYTLEIKDGRVAYADIITPTAMNLAMMEHHVRMMAEKHSNDEPEQLKLLAEMVVRAYDPCISCSVHVARL, from the coding sequence ATGTACATACCAATTACTGTTGATCACATCGCGCGTGTAGAGGGAAAAGGCGGAATCGAGATAATCATGGGCGACGAAGGCGTTAAGGAGGTCAAGCTCAACATCATTGAAGGTCCAAGGTTCTTTGAGGCCATAACAATTGGCAAGAAGCTTGAAGAAGCCCTGGCCGTTTATCCAAGAATTTGCTCCTTCTGTTCAGCAGCTCACAAGCTCACCGCCCTGGAGGCTGCTGAGAAAGCGGTAGGCTTCACCCCGAGGGAGGAGATTCAGGCCCTGAGGGAGGTCCTCTACATAGGCGACATGATAGAGAGCCACGCGCTTCACCTCTACCTCCTCGTCCTGCCAGACTATCTCGGCTACTCCAACCCGCTCAGCATGATAGATGAATACAAGAAGGAAATCGAGATAGCCCTAAAGCTCAAGAACCTCGGCTCGTGGATGATGGACGTTCTTGGAAGCAGGGCGATTCACCAAGAAAATGCTATCTTGGGTGGCTTCGGGAAGCTCCCCGATAAAACCACACTAGAGGAGATGAAGGGGAAGCTCAAGGAGGCACTTCCGCTGGCAGAATACACCTTCGAGCTCTTTGCAAAGCTGAAGCAGTACAAAGAGGTGGAGGGCCCGATAATCCACATGGCAGTTAAGCCGAGGGGAGACGTCTACGGCATCTACGGGGATTACATCAAGGTGAGCGACGGTTTCGAATTCCCAGTTGAGGAGTACAAGAAGCACATAGTTGAGAGGGTTGTGGAGCACAGCTTCGCCAAGCACAGCTTTTACAACGGCGAAAGGCCATTCATGGTCGGCGCAATTTCAAGGATAGCCAATAACGCAGAGCTGCTCTACGGCAGGGCCAAAGAGCTCTACTCGCAGTATAGAGACCTCCTACAGCCAACCAACCCCTTCGCCAACAACCTCGCCCAGGCGCTTGAGCTCGTCTACTTCATAGAAAGGGCCATAGACCTAATCGACGAAACCCTCGCTAAGTGGCCGATACGGCCGAAAGACGAGGTAGAGATAAGGGACGGAAGGGGAGTAAGCTTCACCGAGGCACCGAGGGGACTGCTCGTCTACACGCTCGAGATCAAGGACGGTAGGGTGGCCTACGCTGATATAATAACGCCGACCGCGATGAACCTGGCCATGATGGAGCACCACGTCAGGATGATGGCAGAGAAACACTCTAACGATGAGCCGGAGCAGCTCAAGCTCCTCGCGGAGATGGTCGTCAGGGCCTACGACCCGTGCATCTCCTGTTCGGTGCACGTGGCGAGGCTTTGA